The Toxorhynchites rutilus septentrionalis strain SRP chromosome 3, ASM2978413v1, whole genome shotgun sequence genome includes a region encoding these proteins:
- the LOC129779108 gene encoding proton myo-inositol cotransporter hmit-1.3-like isoform X2 — MRKDQRNKKRKKPKLNFEGEKFADPDPYQLAVRKTQYGKPNRKFVFEGEKFADPDPFGLAIRKQSPDSDQSGHDVKQEFMKQLHHAHPGLVHGSTEYYNKDSYIADLGGCNDDEDDDEEEDESFEQQDKCFNRAGLAQLTAVSVKNILLLGYGMTLGFPTIVIPAIQGGEGRGPSIEKDFTLSKEEISWLSSINLICVPLGCLLSGALAQPIGRRRAMQIVNIPMLISWLLFHFAADVHFLYCGLALAGFSGGLSEAPVLTYVAEITQPRFRGMLATTGSTCVIIGVLIQFLLGSFLRWRTVALCSACIPVISFLLLFLIPESPVWLAGTGKHTQARQALAWLRGWVTEKEVENEFYEMQRYMQKTAEREKNYSDIERVKLYASRSFLQPFAIIALCFFVGHFSGMTTLQTYAVQIFHTLKAPIDKYYATVLLGVAELIGTLFCVCLVHYSGKRPLVFISTVGCAVCFFSVASYSFFLQSIPGSSVNNVVANVSAIKTDIRVIPLNHTDTIIVMPEEQFAALADNRTVAMNYTPTAEYNFTSEWVYDDQNFNPYYLNGTYDDARNGTIRYGEYAKSAIPRDVLVRIPNANENKYLWLPLTLLLGSAFLTHMGIRLIPWLLIGELFAPSIRSGASGIAGATGYIFGFLANKFFLKMLATLTLPGTFWVYSTITFIGAAILYKVLPETEGKSLVEIEQYFMSTRKRSIHDYDLESSPPKPKPRGLATTFTSPPPLPPRSHPLKDDLGRIRKISQQFSVHSNHSSEKTPSRKTSKDSVVTNGTARKISTTSSKGSIHSYTLSSSAPDPTTVEFYRKISASKYPTSLSPITASPVHARKTSPPQLEATIPEGNNNTTIQVPQRQRKVSDMHRMKPPHITIAAPPSKQTNSKRKRPLPKDFNVNSWDSNKKFEEFLSKRQETMGHKPESETLPQHSSSNSDLKQIDQMEQDARLLTIGMGRHRQNSGSLNALNEILGHDNRAFVASRVDIDETKI; from the exons ATGCGTAAAGATCAGCGGAACAAGAAGCGGAAAAAGCCGAAGTTGAATTTTGAGGGCGAGAAGTTCGCAGATCCAGACCCGTATCAGCTGGCGGTGAGGAAAACGCAATACGGCAAACCGAACAGGAAGTTTGTCTTCGAGGGGGAGAAATTTGCGGATCCCGATCCGTTCGGTTTGGCCATCAGGAAGCAGAGTCCGGACAGTGATCAGAGTGGGCATGATGTGAAGCAGGAGTTCATGAAACAGCTTCATCACGCCCACCCTGGATTGGTGCATGGGAGCACGGAGTATTACAACAAAGATTCATACATAGCTGACCTGGGGGGTTGCAATGATGATGAAGATGATGACGAAGAGGAAGATGAAAGTTTTGAACAGCAGGATAAGTGTTTCAATCGAGCCGGGCTGGCCCAGTTGACGGCGGTTAGTGTGAAAAACATTCTTCTGCTGGGGTATGGGATGACACTGGGCTTCCCAACCATCGTGATACCGGCGATTCAAGGCGGCGAAGGACGAGGTCCAAGCATCGAAAAAGATTTCACACTTAGCAAAGAGGAAATATCCTGGCTCAGCTCGATCAATCTGATTTGTGTCCCGCTGGGATGTTTGCTTTCCGGGGCGTTGGCCCAACCAATTGGGAGACGAAGAGCGATGCAG ATTGTTAACATTCCCATGTTGATATCATGGCTCCTGTTCCACTTTGCCGCCGATGTGCACTTCCTGTATTGTGGACTCGCCTTGGCTGGATTCAGTGGTGGTCTCAGCGAAGCCCCC GTCCTCACATACGTGGCGGAGATAACCCAACCACGCTTCCGGGGAATGCTTGCAACGACCGGCTCCACTTGCGTCATTATTGGCGTACTGATCCAATTCCTACTGGGCAGTTTCCTGCGCTGGAGAACTGTCGCATTGTGTAGTGCTTGCATTCCAGTTATATCGTTCCTGTTGTTGTTTCTCATCCCGGAAAGTCCCGTCTGGCTGGCTGGAACAGGTAAACACACACAGGCTCGGCAAGCACTGGCATGGCTTCGTGGTTGGGTTACCGAGAAAGAGGTTGAGAACGAGTTCTACGAGATGCAAAGGTACATGCAGAAAACTGCGGAACGTGAGAAAAATTACTCGGACATCGAACGGGTGAAATTGTACGCATCGCGATCGTTCCTGCAACCGTTCGCCATTATCGCACTTTGTTTCTTTGTCGGTCATTTCTCCGGAATGACAACGCTTCAAACATACGCCGTACAG attttccataccctgaaggctccgaTCGATAAGTATTATGCAACCGTTCTGCTGGGTGTTGCCGAGTTAATTGGTACCTTGTTCTGCGTTTGCCTCGTCCACTACAGCGGAAAACGACCACTCGTATTTATATCGACAGTCGGATGTGCGGTTTGTTTTTTCTCCGTCGCGAGCTACTCCTTCTTCTTACAGTCCATTCCTGGATCCTCAGTTAACAATGTTGTGGCCAACGTTTCCGCTATCAAAACAGATATCCGCGTGATACCTCTGAATCACACCGATACAATAATTGTTATGCCAGAAGAACAATTCGCAGCCCTCGCGGACAATCGAACCGTTGCCATGAATTATACACCGACCGCAGAATACAACTTCACCTCCGAGTGGGTTTACGACGATCAAAATTTCAATCCTTATTATTTGAATGGAACCTACGATGATGCACGGAACGGTACCATCCGATACGGCGAATACGCCAAATCTGCAATCCCTAGAGATGTATTGGTTAGAATTCCAAATGCCaacgaaaacaaatatttgtggtTACCTTTGACGCTGCTGCTTGGAAGTGCCTTCCTGACACACATGGGAATTCGTTTGATTCCGTGGCTGCTAATCGGTGAGCTGTTTGCTCCCTCGATCCGTAGTGGTGCATCCGGCATAGCCGGTGCCACCGGCTACATATTCGGCTTCTTGGCAAATAAGTTCTTCCTAAAAATGTTAGCCACCTTGACGCTACCGGGAACATTTTGGGTTTATTCCACCATCACATTCATTGGTGCTGCCATCCTGTACAAAGTGCTTCCTGAAACGGAAGGGAAAAGCCTTGTTGAGATCGAACAGTACTTTATGTCGACACGTAAACGCAGTATTCACGATTACGACCTTGAATCGTCACCTCCGAAACCTAAGCCACGGGGATTGGCAACGACCTTCACTTCTCCGCCTCCTCTACCGCCTCGGTCACATCCGCTAAAAGACGATCTTGGACGTATTCGGAAAATATCGCAGCAATTCAGTGTGCACTCAAACCATAGTTCGGAGAAAACGCCATCTCGCAAAACATCGAAAGATTCTGTCGTTACTAATGGAACGGCCAGAAAAATTTCAACCACTTCATCCAAGGGTTCTATACATTCCTATACACTTTCATCCTCAGCCCCCGACCCGACGACGGTGGAGTTCTACCGAAAGATATCCGCCAGTAAATATCCCACTTCTCTGTCCCCAATAACAGCATCTCCGGTTCACGCCAGAAAGACTAGTCCCCCTCAATTGGAAGCAACGATTCCGGAAGGAAACAATAATACAACCATTCAAGTACCTCAACGTCAGCGGAAAGTTTCCGACATGCATCGCATGAAACCACCGCACATAACCATTGCAGCACCACCTTCGAAACAAACCAATTCCAAGCGCAAACGACCGTTACCGAAAGATTTCAATGTAAATAGCTGGGATAGCAATAAGAAATTCGAAGAATTCCTGTCGAAACGACAAGAGACAATGGGCCACAAACCGGAGAGTGAGACTTTGCCGCAGCACTCGAGCAGCAATAGCGATCTCAAGCAGATAGATCAGATGGAGCAAGACGCTCGCCTTCTAACCATCGGGATGGGCAGACATAGACAGAATTCGGGAAGTTTAAACGCGTTGAACGAAATTCTAGGTCACGATAATCGAGCCTTCGTTGCCAGCCGGGTGGACATCGATGAAACTAAAATATAG
- the LOC129779108 gene encoding facilitated trehalose transporter Tret1-like isoform X1: MEAKYTSNPELYDHVSVPLKRALSRETSDPRNPELSDAFSNYRELNKGKNKQYDASKYKDFHELQAEFKELRVKTKKKKDPKMRKDQRNKKRKKPKLNFEGEKFADPDPYQLAVRKTQYGKPNRKFVFEGEKFADPDPFGLAIRKQSPDSDQSGHDVKQEFMKQLHHAHPGLVHGSTEYYNKDSYIADLGGCNDDEDDDEEEDESFEQQDKCFNRAGLAQLTAVSVKNILLLGYGMTLGFPTIVIPAIQGGEGRGPSIEKDFTLSKEEISWLSSINLICVPLGCLLSGALAQPIGRRRAMQIVNIPMLISWLLFHFAADVHFLYCGLALAGFSGGLSEAPVLTYVAEITQPRFRGMLATTGSTCVIIGVLIQFLLGSFLRWRTVALCSACIPVISFLLLFLIPESPVWLAGTGKHTQARQALAWLRGWVTEKEVENEFYEMQRYMQKTAEREKNYSDIERVKLYASRSFLQPFAIIALCFFVGHFSGMTTLQTYAVQIFHTLKAPIDKYYATVLLGVAELIGTLFCVCLVHYSGKRPLVFISTVGCAVCFFSVASYSFFLQSIPGSSVNNVVANVSAIKTDIRVIPLNHTDTIIVMPEEQFAALADNRTVAMNYTPTAEYNFTSEWVYDDQNFNPYYLNGTYDDARNGTIRYGEYAKSAIPRDVLVRIPNANENKYLWLPLTLLLGSAFLTHMGIRLIPWLLIGELFAPSIRSGASGIAGATGYIFGFLANKFFLKMLATLTLPGTFWVYSTITFIGAAILYKVLPETEGKSLVEIEQYFMSTRKRSIHDYDLESSPPKPKPRGLATTFTSPPPLPPRSHPLKDDLGRIRKISQQFSVHSNHSSEKTPSRKTSKDSVVTNGTARKISTTSSKGSIHSYTLSSSAPDPTTVEFYRKISASKYPTSLSPITASPVHARKTSPPQLEATIPEGNNNTTIQVPQRQRKVSDMHRMKPPHITIAAPPSKQTNSKRKRPLPKDFNVNSWDSNKKFEEFLSKRQETMGHKPESETLPQHSSSNSDLKQIDQMEQDARLLTIGMGRHRQNSGSLNALNEILGHDNRAFVASRVDIDETKI; the protein is encoded by the exons ATGGAAGCCAA ATACACCAGCAATCCCGAACTATACGATCACGTGAGCGTTCCGTTGAAGCGCGCGCTCAGCAGGGAGACCTCCGACCCGCGAAATCCGGAGCTAAGTGATGCCTTCTCCAACTATCGGGAGCTGaacaagggcaaaaataagcaATACGATGCGAGCAAATACAAAGATTTCCACGAGTTGCAGGCCGAGTTTAAGGAACTGCGCGTTAAAACCAAAAAGAAAAAGGATCCCAAAATGCGTAAAGATCAGCGGAACAAGAAGCGGAAAAAGCCGAAGTTGAATTTTGAGGGCGAGAAGTTCGCAGATCCAGACCCGTATCAGCTGGCGGTGAGGAAAACGCAATACGGCAAACCGAACAGGAAGTTTGTCTTCGAGGGGGAGAAATTTGCGGATCCCGATCCGTTCGGTTTGGCCATCAGGAAGCAGAGTCCGGACAGTGATCAGAGTGGGCATGATGTGAAGCAGGAGTTCATGAAACAGCTTCATCACGCCCACCCTGGATTGGTGCATGGGAGCACGGAGTATTACAACAAAGATTCATACATAGCTGACCTGGGGGGTTGCAATGATGATGAAGATGATGACGAAGAGGAAGATGAAAGTTTTGAACAGCAGGATAAGTGTTTCAATCGAGCCGGGCTGGCCCAGTTGACGGCGGTTAGTGTGAAAAACATTCTTCTGCTGGGGTATGGGATGACACTGGGCTTCCCAACCATCGTGATACCGGCGATTCAAGGCGGCGAAGGACGAGGTCCAAGCATCGAAAAAGATTTCACACTTAGCAAAGAGGAAATATCCTGGCTCAGCTCGATCAATCTGATTTGTGTCCCGCTGGGATGTTTGCTTTCCGGGGCGTTGGCCCAACCAATTGGGAGACGAAGAGCGATGCAG ATTGTTAACATTCCCATGTTGATATCATGGCTCCTGTTCCACTTTGCCGCCGATGTGCACTTCCTGTATTGTGGACTCGCCTTGGCTGGATTCAGTGGTGGTCTCAGCGAAGCCCCC GTCCTCACATACGTGGCGGAGATAACCCAACCACGCTTCCGGGGAATGCTTGCAACGACCGGCTCCACTTGCGTCATTATTGGCGTACTGATCCAATTCCTACTGGGCAGTTTCCTGCGCTGGAGAACTGTCGCATTGTGTAGTGCTTGCATTCCAGTTATATCGTTCCTGTTGTTGTTTCTCATCCCGGAAAGTCCCGTCTGGCTGGCTGGAACAGGTAAACACACACAGGCTCGGCAAGCACTGGCATGGCTTCGTGGTTGGGTTACCGAGAAAGAGGTTGAGAACGAGTTCTACGAGATGCAAAGGTACATGCAGAAAACTGCGGAACGTGAGAAAAATTACTCGGACATCGAACGGGTGAAATTGTACGCATCGCGATCGTTCCTGCAACCGTTCGCCATTATCGCACTTTGTTTCTTTGTCGGTCATTTCTCCGGAATGACAACGCTTCAAACATACGCCGTACAG attttccataccctgaaggctccgaTCGATAAGTATTATGCAACCGTTCTGCTGGGTGTTGCCGAGTTAATTGGTACCTTGTTCTGCGTTTGCCTCGTCCACTACAGCGGAAAACGACCACTCGTATTTATATCGACAGTCGGATGTGCGGTTTGTTTTTTCTCCGTCGCGAGCTACTCCTTCTTCTTACAGTCCATTCCTGGATCCTCAGTTAACAATGTTGTGGCCAACGTTTCCGCTATCAAAACAGATATCCGCGTGATACCTCTGAATCACACCGATACAATAATTGTTATGCCAGAAGAACAATTCGCAGCCCTCGCGGACAATCGAACCGTTGCCATGAATTATACACCGACCGCAGAATACAACTTCACCTCCGAGTGGGTTTACGACGATCAAAATTTCAATCCTTATTATTTGAATGGAACCTACGATGATGCACGGAACGGTACCATCCGATACGGCGAATACGCCAAATCTGCAATCCCTAGAGATGTATTGGTTAGAATTCCAAATGCCaacgaaaacaaatatttgtggtTACCTTTGACGCTGCTGCTTGGAAGTGCCTTCCTGACACACATGGGAATTCGTTTGATTCCGTGGCTGCTAATCGGTGAGCTGTTTGCTCCCTCGATCCGTAGTGGTGCATCCGGCATAGCCGGTGCCACCGGCTACATATTCGGCTTCTTGGCAAATAAGTTCTTCCTAAAAATGTTAGCCACCTTGACGCTACCGGGAACATTTTGGGTTTATTCCACCATCACATTCATTGGTGCTGCCATCCTGTACAAAGTGCTTCCTGAAACGGAAGGGAAAAGCCTTGTTGAGATCGAACAGTACTTTATGTCGACACGTAAACGCAGTATTCACGATTACGACCTTGAATCGTCACCTCCGAAACCTAAGCCACGGGGATTGGCAACGACCTTCACTTCTCCGCCTCCTCTACCGCCTCGGTCACATCCGCTAAAAGACGATCTTGGACGTATTCGGAAAATATCGCAGCAATTCAGTGTGCACTCAAACCATAGTTCGGAGAAAACGCCATCTCGCAAAACATCGAAAGATTCTGTCGTTACTAATGGAACGGCCAGAAAAATTTCAACCACTTCATCCAAGGGTTCTATACATTCCTATACACTTTCATCCTCAGCCCCCGACCCGACGACGGTGGAGTTCTACCGAAAGATATCCGCCAGTAAATATCCCACTTCTCTGTCCCCAATAACAGCATCTCCGGTTCACGCCAGAAAGACTAGTCCCCCTCAATTGGAAGCAACGATTCCGGAAGGAAACAATAATACAACCATTCAAGTACCTCAACGTCAGCGGAAAGTTTCCGACATGCATCGCATGAAACCACCGCACATAACCATTGCAGCACCACCTTCGAAACAAACCAATTCCAAGCGCAAACGACCGTTACCGAAAGATTTCAATGTAAATAGCTGGGATAGCAATAAGAAATTCGAAGAATTCCTGTCGAAACGACAAGAGACAATGGGCCACAAACCGGAGAGTGAGACTTTGCCGCAGCACTCGAGCAGCAATAGCGATCTCAAGCAGATAGATCAGATGGAGCAAGACGCTCGCCTTCTAACCATCGGGATGGGCAGACATAGACAGAATTCGGGAAGTTTAAACGCGTTGAACGAAATTCTAGGTCACGATAATCGAGCCTTCGTTGCCAGCCGGGTGGACATCGATGAAACTAAAATATAG